The proteins below are encoded in one region of Acidithiobacillus ferrooxidans ATCC 23270:
- the vapB gene encoding type II toxin-antitoxin system VapB family antitoxin: MEHATVFQINRSQAIRLPKSIAFPADVKRVEVVAIGRMRILVPAGESWESWFDGEGVSADFMESREQPAGQFREPL, from the coding sequence ATGGAGCATGCCACTGTTTTTCAGATCAACCGTAGCCAGGCGATACGTCTGCCCAAGTCGATAGCCTTTCCGGCAGATGTGAAGCGCGTAGAGGTGGTCGCCATAGGCCGCATGCGCATTCTGGTTCCTGCCGGAGAGTCCTGGGAGAGCTGGTTCGATGGAGAAGGGGTCAGCGCCGACTTCATGGAAAGCCGTGAGCAACCCGCCGGCCAGTTCCGGGAACCGTTGTGA
- a CDS encoding isochorismatase family protein, translated as MRIEAAQSIVIAIDLQDRLLGTLAPARRAPLLDNVSRLLKSATALGLPVLATAQYPQGLGPAREDICVHAAEVLEKTAFSCWRGEKIRQWLTARDDRRQVILTGMELHICVLQTALDLQAAGWQPVVVADACASRDAGHQQPALERLRQAGVTVAVAESVFYEWLGDAIHPAFRGLAAAWR; from the coding sequence ATGCGTATCGAGGCCGCGCAGAGCATCGTCATTGCCATCGATCTGCAGGATCGCCTGCTCGGTACACTGGCGCCGGCGCGGCGGGCGCCGCTCCTGGACAATGTCTCCCGGCTGCTGAAATCGGCCACCGCCTTGGGGCTGCCTGTCCTCGCCACCGCCCAATATCCGCAGGGACTGGGGCCGGCCCGAGAGGATATCTGCGTCCATGCTGCGGAGGTTCTGGAAAAGACCGCCTTTTCCTGCTGGCGCGGCGAGAAAATCCGCCAGTGGCTGACGGCACGGGATGATCGGCGTCAGGTCATTCTGACCGGCATGGAGTTGCATATCTGCGTGCTGCAAACGGCGCTGGACCTGCAGGCGGCGGGCTGGCAACCGGTGGTAGTGGCCGACGCCTGCGCCAGTCGTGACGCCGGGCATCAGCAACCTGCCCTGGAGCGGCTGCGACAAGCCGGGGTTACGGTCGCCGTCGCGGAGTCCGTATTTTATGAATGGCTGGGGGACGCGATCCACCCGGCCTTTCGCGGTCTTGCCGCCGCGTGGCGCTAG
- a CDS encoding protein-L-isoaspartate O-methyltransferase family protein, producing the protein MDFDILRRTMIDTQIRTWDVLDPRVLNAVAQVKREDFVAAPYRHLAFADFTLPLAHGETMWSPKMEARVVQELDLREQDRVLEIGTGSGYLTALMAQLAGMVHSVEDRADLSRTAADHLRTQGVQNACLHIGDGSEGWADNAPYDAICITGSLPVLPDIFKQQLTVGGRLVAILGTGPAMGVRRILHSRPGVFESSELFETEIPPLRHQPLPAHFVF; encoded by the coding sequence ATGGACTTTGACATCCTCCGCCGTACCATGATCGACACCCAGATCCGCACCTGGGATGTGCTCGACCCCCGTGTGCTGAACGCCGTGGCGCAGGTGAAGCGCGAGGACTTCGTAGCCGCTCCCTACCGGCACCTGGCTTTCGCTGATTTTACCCTGCCTCTGGCGCACGGTGAAACCATGTGGTCGCCGAAAATGGAGGCTCGAGTCGTGCAGGAGCTGGATTTGCGGGAACAGGACCGGGTACTGGAGATCGGCACCGGAAGCGGCTATCTGACCGCCCTGATGGCACAACTTGCGGGAATGGTACACAGCGTCGAAGACCGCGCCGATCTCTCCCGGACAGCGGCAGATCATCTGCGCACACAAGGTGTTCAGAATGCCTGTCTGCACATTGGCGACGGCTCCGAGGGCTGGGCGGACAATGCCCCATATGATGCCATCTGCATCACCGGCTCCCTGCCGGTACTGCCGGATATCTTCAAACAGCAACTGACGGTCGGTGGACGGCTGGTCGCCATTCTCGGTACCGGTCCGGCCATGGGGGTGCGGCGCATCCTGCACTCCCGGCCGGGTGTTTTTGAGAGCTCGGAGCTTTTTGAGACAGAGATCCCGCCTTTGCGTCATCAGCCGCTACCGGCCCACTTTGTGTTCTGA
- a CDS encoding NAD(P)H-dependent glycerol-3-phosphate dehydrogenase, whose protein sequence is MRWAVLGGGHWGTALAVYLLRQRHMVQLWGRRAERLPCQPGRTDLFPVFPECARPEGLHCTVDLAAAVQGGEGIVLAVPSHALRGLLTHLLPCLPSTALFVLASKGLEVPSALRLDQVLREILPEAPLVVLSGPSFAHDLMLGKPLAMTAASTDPTYAQRVAEAFGSAQMRVYTSDDVAGVCLGGAIKNVLAIAAGISDGLGNGDSARAALITRGMAELHRLGTALGGRTETFMGLAGAGDLILTSCSDLSRNRRVGLGLGSGLSLEAVLRGIGEEAEGVRTAQALFQLAQSLGVDMPITEQVYRVLFEGAAPRAASDELMRRALRSELHVSDDGTPGGAARTE, encoded by the coding sequence ATGCGTTGGGCAGTGCTGGGCGGCGGTCACTGGGGGACGGCGCTGGCCGTATATCTGCTGCGCCAGAGGCATATGGTGCAGCTTTGGGGACGGCGCGCCGAGCGCCTGCCCTGTCAGCCCGGACGGACGGACCTTTTCCCCGTATTTCCAGAGTGCGCCCGGCCGGAAGGACTGCACTGCACGGTGGACCTCGCCGCTGCGGTACAGGGCGGGGAGGGCATCGTCCTCGCGGTGCCCAGTCATGCGTTGCGTGGCCTGCTGACGCATCTGCTCCCCTGCCTGCCGTCCACCGCGCTGTTCGTCCTCGCCAGTAAAGGGCTGGAAGTGCCGAGCGCCCTGCGCCTCGACCAGGTATTGCGGGAAATCTTGCCGGAGGCGCCTCTGGTGGTGCTTTCCGGCCCGAGTTTCGCCCATGACCTGATGCTCGGCAAACCACTGGCGATGACGGCGGCGTCTACCGATCCGACCTATGCCCAGCGGGTGGCCGAGGCCTTTGGTAGTGCGCAGATGCGGGTCTACACCAGTGATGATGTAGCGGGCGTCTGTCTGGGCGGGGCGATCAAGAATGTGCTGGCCATTGCCGCTGGTATTTCCGATGGTCTGGGCAATGGCGACAGTGCCCGTGCCGCGCTCATCACTCGTGGGATGGCGGAGTTGCATCGCCTGGGAACGGCGCTGGGGGGGCGAACCGAGACCTTCATGGGTCTGGCCGGTGCCGGGGACCTGATCCTCACGTCCTGCAGCGATCTCTCGCGGAACCGGCGGGTGGGGCTGGGCCTGGGCAGCGGCCTGAGCCTGGAAGCGGTGCTGCGCGGAATTGGCGAGGAGGCCGAGGGGGTACGCACGGCGCAGGCTTTGTTTCAGCTTGCGCAGAGCCTGGGGGTGGACATGCCGATTACCGAACAGGTCTATCGCGTGCTGTTCGAGGGTGCCGCGCCGCGCGCCGCGAGCGATGAACTGATGCGCCGCGCCCTGCGTTCCGAGTTGCATGTTTCAGACGATGGCACCCCTGGGGGCGCCGCCAGGACCGAGTGA
- a CDS encoding ABC-type transport auxiliary lipoprotein family protein, translated as MALAGLLLLATGCATSVSWQAPYDITPPHPAPLASTTRSTATLPVLRLGPVSAVQWLETDNYQYHLLYQDQQRLLAYRDARWIGTPPQMIASRLQRQLEESGQWRAVLTPLSRGRSVWLLQVRLTDFVVNFSGPDAGAALVAGTATLVKTADYQVIAQRHFSFTEMLPSASAQGGAKAMATASSRFVRAISSWAAQTAATELSARQP; from the coding sequence ATGGCACTGGCGGGTCTGCTCCTGCTCGCCACAGGTTGTGCCACCAGCGTTTCCTGGCAGGCGCCCTACGATATTACGCCCCCGCATCCTGCCCCTCTGGCCAGCACCACGAGATCAACGGCGACGCTGCCCGTGCTGCGGCTGGGGCCGGTCAGCGCCGTGCAGTGGCTGGAAACGGACAATTATCAGTACCACCTGCTCTACCAGGACCAGCAGCGACTGCTGGCCTACCGGGATGCCCGCTGGATCGGGACCCCGCCGCAGATGATTGCCAGTCGTCTGCAACGGCAACTGGAAGAATCCGGCCAGTGGCGGGCCGTGTTGACACCACTGTCGAGAGGTCGTTCCGTCTGGTTGCTACAGGTCAGGCTGACGGACTTCGTGGTGAATTTCAGCGGTCCGGATGCGGGCGCGGCGCTGGTTGCCGGTACGGCGACACTGGTGAAAACTGCCGATTATCAGGTGATCGCGCAGCGGCATTTCAGTTTCACCGAGATGCTTCCCAGTGCGAGTGCGCAGGGCGGCGCGAAGGCGATGGCCACGGCCAGCTCACGCTTCGTGAGGGCGATAAGCAGTTGGGCGGCGCAGACGGCGGCTACGGAGCTCTCCGCGCGCCAGCCCTGA
- a CDS encoding phytoene/squalene synthase family protein, translating into MLMAALERALAYQAQSLQVVSRTFALTIPQLPEALRDAVGNGYLLCRIADTIEDDPDMPWEKKACWQAKFLQVVEGADDPAAFAAALGADLSPEMPEAEHDLIRHTPEVVAITHSLNPTQQAALSRCVRIMGMGMAEFQQHASLQGLADMAALDRYCYVVAGVVGEMLTSLFVEFEPLLAEHDAEMQRLAVSFGQGLQMTNILKDIWDDWQRGVSWMPRALFQRHGCDIAGVRPGSRDPAFQAGLTELLGIAANHLQNALRYTLLIPAGQTGMRDFCLWAIAMAVLTLRRIAENPAFASGSEVKISRRSVHRVVFLSRLLHRSDALLQWSFRVGVKPLPLPSAVAQP; encoded by the coding sequence ATGTTGATGGCGGCGTTGGAGCGGGCTTTGGCGTACCAGGCACAAAGCCTTCAGGTTGTTTCCAGAACTTTTGCCCTGACCATCCCCCAGTTGCCGGAAGCGCTCCGGGACGCAGTCGGTAACGGTTATCTGTTGTGCCGCATTGCCGACACCATTGAAGACGATCCGGATATGCCCTGGGAAAAAAAAGCCTGTTGGCAGGCCAAATTTCTTCAGGTCGTGGAGGGTGCGGACGATCCCGCCGCCTTTGCTGCCGCATTGGGCGCAGACCTGTCGCCGGAGATGCCCGAAGCCGAGCACGATCTGATTCGCCACACTCCGGAAGTCGTCGCCATCACCCACAGCCTCAACCCCACCCAGCAGGCGGCATTGTCCCGCTGCGTGCGGATCATGGGAATGGGGATGGCGGAGTTTCAGCAGCATGCTTCGTTGCAGGGGTTGGCGGACATGGCGGCCCTGGATCGCTACTGCTATGTGGTTGCGGGTGTCGTCGGTGAAATGCTCACCAGCCTATTTGTCGAGTTCGAGCCGCTGCTGGCGGAGCATGATGCGGAGATGCAGCGTTTGGCGGTGTCCTTCGGGCAGGGCCTGCAGATGACCAATATTCTCAAGGACATCTGGGATGACTGGCAGCGCGGTGTGAGCTGGATGCCACGCGCGCTGTTTCAGCGTCATGGCTGCGATATCGCGGGGGTGCGGCCCGGCAGTCGGGACCCCGCGTTCCAGGCGGGCCTCACCGAGCTGCTGGGTATTGCCGCGAACCATCTGCAAAATGCGCTGCGCTATACGCTGCTGATACCGGCCGGGCAGACGGGGATGCGGGATTTTTGCCTCTGGGCCATCGCTATGGCGGTGCTGACCCTGCGGCGGATTGCCGAAAATCCGGCCTTTGCCTCCGGAAGCGAGGTGAAAATCAGCCGCCGCAGCGTACATCGGGTGGTATTTCTGTCGCGTCTCCTGCATCGCTCCGATGCGCTCCTGCAGTGGAGTTTCCGGGTGGGCGTCAAACCACTGCCTTTGCCTTCCGCTGTCGCGCAACCATGA
- the vapC gene encoding type II toxin-antitoxin system tRNA(fMet)-specific endonuclease VapC: protein MIKYLLDTNICIFTIKNKPPEIREQFRQHHGQMAISTVTLMELIYGAEKSQVPERNLAEVEGFAARLEVLEFGSEAAKHTGQLRAELAKIGKPIGPYDQMIAGHARSLGLFVVTNNLREFERVPGLRVMDWQSSRL, encoded by the coding sequence GTGATCAAATACCTGCTGGATACCAATATCTGCATCTTTACTATCAAGAACAAGCCACCGGAGATCCGCGAACAGTTCCGTCAGCACCATGGGCAAATGGCTATCAGCACCGTCACCTTGATGGAGTTGATCTATGGCGCGGAGAAATCACAGGTACCGGAACGCAACCTGGCCGAAGTTGAAGGGTTCGCCGCCAGGCTGGAAGTGCTCGAATTCGGGAGCGAAGCCGCCAAGCATACTGGGCAGCTCCGCGCAGAACTGGCCAAGATCGGCAAACCCATCGGGCCTTATGACCAGATGATCGCAGGCCACGCCAGAAGCCTGGGATTGTTTGTCGTGACCAACAACTTGCGGGAATTCGAGCGCGTTCCGGGATTGCGGGTCATGGATTGGCAGAGCTCACGCCTGTGA
- a CDS encoding MlaD family protein, giving the protein MESRAHALVALIFLAVLGIGMVVVGLWMHHRQRPGVTFDVISRYSVAGLTLQAPVRFKGVRVGEVTAIGLDPANPRMIRVRIKVDEATPVTRATFAELAPQGVTGLSYLSLTDHGTNFAPLPRVDSRPAEIPMHPSFWEVLSRNGESLVNRGNVLASRMNMLLNSQNRARFGQTLIHLDQATDHLVQMEMALLPTIKTLPGMVAATRSTMVASQRMLKHLDALTVAAQAPLADTAAAAKSLRGLAVAGERTVNTLNYDTLPQVNRLTQSLITSSTAVQSLSRSLQRSPQSLLYGDRGPPPGPGEPGFSAGGN; this is encoded by the coding sequence TTGGAGAGCCGTGCACACGCGCTGGTAGCACTCATCTTTCTGGCCGTTCTCGGCATTGGGATGGTGGTGGTCGGATTGTGGATGCATCACCGGCAGAGGCCGGGCGTGACCTTCGATGTCATATCTCGGTACAGCGTCGCGGGCCTGACTCTGCAGGCGCCGGTACGTTTCAAAGGCGTGCGGGTCGGAGAGGTGACTGCGATTGGTCTGGATCCGGCGAATCCGCGCATGATCAGGGTGCGGATCAAAGTGGATGAGGCGACGCCCGTTACCCGAGCGACCTTCGCCGAACTGGCGCCGCAAGGGGTGACCGGACTGAGTTATTTGTCCCTGACGGATCACGGTACCAACTTCGCGCCTTTGCCGAGGGTGGACAGCCGACCGGCCGAAATTCCCATGCATCCCAGCTTTTGGGAGGTGCTGTCCCGCAACGGCGAATCCCTGGTGAATCGTGGCAACGTGTTGGCCAGTCGTATGAACATGCTGCTCAATAGCCAGAATCGCGCCCGTTTTGGGCAGACCCTCATCCACCTTGACCAGGCCACGGACCATTTGGTGCAGATGGAGATGGCATTATTGCCGACCATCAAGACTCTGCCCGGGATGGTCGCCGCTACCCGGTCCACCATGGTGGCAAGCCAGCGAATGCTCAAACATCTGGATGCGCTGACGGTCGCCGCCCAGGCACCACTGGCGGACACGGCGGCGGCCGCCAAATCCTTGCGTGGACTTGCTGTGGCCGGGGAGCGGACGGTGAATACCCTCAATTACGACACGTTGCCGCAGGTGAATCGCCTGACACAAAGTCTGATCACCAGCAGTACGGCGGTGCAGAGTCTCAGCCGCTCGCTGCAACGCTCCCCGCAATCGCTGCTCTACGGCGATCGTGGCCCGCCGCCGGGTCCGGGTGAGCCGGGATTTTCCGCAGGAGGAAATTGA
- the exaC gene encoding acetaldehyde dehydrogenase ExaC — translation MQYANPNTEGAVVNFKERYDNFIGGRWVAPVRGEYFDNISPINGKPFCQIPRSSAEDIELALDAAHAAKDAWGRTSVTARSNILLKIADRIDANLEMLAVAETWDNGKAVRETLNADVPLSSDHFRYFAGCLRAQEGTIGEIDENTVAYHFHEPLGVVGQIIPWNFPLLMACWKLAPALAAGNCVVLKPAEQTPASILVMMELIADLLPAGVLNVVNGYGVEAGKALATSKRIAKIAFTGSTPVGSLIMKYAAENIIPSTVELGGKSPNIFFADVLDQEDAFVSKAVEGAVLAFFNQGEVCTCPSRLLIQESIYEKFIGMVVERSAQIKRGNPLDTEVMVGAQASQEQYDKILSYIQIGKDEGAEVITGGAVETMSADYCEGYYIQPTLLKGTNNMRVFQEEIFGPVVSVTTFKDEAEALAIANDIEFGLGAGVWTRDMNRAYRMGRGIQAGRVWTNCYHMYPAHAAFGGYKKSGVGRETHKMMLDHYQQTKNLLVSYDINPLGFF, via the coding sequence ATGCAATATGCAAATCCAAATACCGAAGGCGCAGTCGTCAACTTCAAAGAACGCTATGACAACTTCATCGGCGGCCGGTGGGTTGCCCCAGTCCGCGGTGAATACTTCGACAATATTTCCCCGATCAACGGCAAGCCGTTCTGCCAAATCCCCCGTTCCAGCGCGGAAGATATTGAACTGGCATTGGATGCCGCCCACGCTGCCAAAGATGCCTGGGGCAGAACTTCCGTTACTGCCCGTTCCAATATCCTGCTGAAAATCGCTGACCGCATTGACGCCAATCTGGAAATGCTGGCTGTGGCTGAAACCTGGGATAACGGCAAAGCCGTGCGCGAAACTCTGAATGCGGACGTGCCGCTTTCCTCCGACCACTTCCGCTACTTCGCAGGCTGCTTACGCGCTCAGGAAGGCACTATAGGTGAAATCGACGAAAATACCGTCGCTTACCACTTCCATGAGCCGCTGGGCGTCGTTGGTCAAATCATTCCGTGGAACTTCCCGCTGCTGATGGCGTGCTGGAAGCTGGCGCCCGCACTGGCGGCAGGTAACTGTGTGGTACTGAAACCGGCAGAACAGACCCCCGCCTCCATTCTGGTGATGATGGAACTGATCGCCGACCTGTTGCCGGCAGGCGTGCTGAACGTGGTCAACGGCTACGGTGTGGAAGCAGGCAAAGCGCTGGCAACCAGCAAACGCATTGCCAAAATCGCCTTTACCGGCTCTACCCCGGTCGGTTCCCTGATCATGAAATACGCGGCGGAAAACATTATCCCGTCTACCGTGGAACTGGGTGGCAAATCCCCCAACATCTTCTTTGCCGACGTGCTGGATCAGGAAGATGCGTTTGTGAGCAAGGCGGTGGAGGGCGCGGTACTGGCATTCTTCAACCAAGGCGAAGTCTGCACTTGCCCTTCACGCCTGTTGATTCAAGAATCCATCTACGAAAAATTCATCGGCATGGTGGTTGAGCGTTCAGCGCAAATCAAACGCGGCAATCCGTTGGATACTGAAGTCATGGTCGGTGCGCAAGCTTCCCAGGAACAGTACGACAAAATCCTCAGCTACATCCAGATCGGCAAGGACGAAGGCGCTGAAGTCATTACCGGTGGCGCGGTGGAAACCATGTCTGCGGATTACTGCGAAGGTTACTACATCCAACCTACCCTGCTGAAAGGCACCAACAACATGCGTGTGTTCCAAGAAGAAATCTTCGGGCCGGTCGTGTCTGTGACAACCTTCAAGGACGAAGCGGAAGCATTGGCGATTGCCAACGACATCGAGTTTGGTCTGGGCGCAGGCGTGTGGACTCGCGACATGAACCGTGCCTACCGCATGGGCCGTGGCATTCAGGCAGGTCGTGTGTGGACCAACTGCTACCACATGTACCCAGCACATGCTGCCTTCGGTGGTTACAAAAAATCCGGCGTAGGCCGTGAAACCCACAAAATGATGCTCGACCATTATCAGCAAACGAAAAACCTGCTGGTCAGCTACGACATCAATCCGTTGGGCTTTTTCTAG
- a CDS encoding proline--tRNA ligase — MRASQIFIPTLKETPAEAELVSHQLLLRGGFIRRLASGLYTWMPLGLRVLRKVERVVREEMDRSGAQELLMPVVQPAELWQESGRWEQYGPELLRLRDRHDREFCLGPTHEEVISDLARREIHSYRQLPVNFYQIQTKFRDEIRPRFGLMRGREFIMKDAYSFHMDHSSLEITYQAMYEAYQRVFTRLGLSFRAVEADNGAIGGKRSHEFHVLADSGEDAIVSCHHCDYAANMEKAASRPDLAETEIPLAAERVRTPGIRTVAEQAEHLGIPTAKIVKTVLVVADGKTVMLLLRGDDELNLVKAGHALNAQDVQMARPEEAISATGAPLGFIGPKEPLLSIPILADHRALGVANFSTGANAADLHWINLNWDRDLPRPAAADLRNVRAGDACPHCAEGTLSIRRGIEVGHVFQLGERYSESMGITVLDETGRDATVTMGCYGIGVSRVVAAAVEQHFDDRGIIWPVALAPFEVGIVAINARKSPDVAAAAQALHDRLEAEGYSVLLDDRDERPGVQFATMDLVGLPHRIVVSDTVLAQGVWEYRARRTTENVLLDETQLMERLRKEHARG; from the coding sequence ATGCGCGCCAGTCAGATTTTTATCCCCACCCTCAAGGAGACGCCCGCCGAGGCCGAACTCGTCAGTCACCAGTTGCTGCTGCGCGGCGGCTTTATCCGCCGCCTGGCTTCCGGCTTATATACCTGGATGCCCCTCGGGTTGCGGGTGTTGCGCAAGGTGGAGCGGGTGGTGCGTGAAGAGATGGATCGCAGCGGCGCGCAGGAATTGCTGATGCCGGTGGTGCAGCCTGCCGAACTGTGGCAGGAGTCGGGCCGCTGGGAACAATACGGCCCGGAGTTGCTGCGCCTGCGCGACCGCCATGACCGCGAGTTTTGCCTGGGACCTACCCATGAGGAAGTCATCAGCGATCTCGCGCGGCGGGAGATTCACTCCTACCGGCAGCTTCCTGTCAATTTCTATCAGATCCAGACCAAGTTCCGCGATGAAATCCGGCCCCGCTTCGGGCTGATGCGCGGCCGTGAGTTCATCATGAAGGACGCGTATTCCTTCCACATGGATCATAGCTCCCTGGAAATCACCTATCAGGCAATGTACGAGGCCTACCAGCGGGTATTTACCCGCCTGGGGCTAAGCTTTCGTGCGGTGGAAGCCGACAACGGGGCCATCGGGGGTAAGCGCTCCCATGAGTTTCATGTGCTGGCGGATTCGGGGGAGGACGCCATCGTCTCCTGTCACCACTGCGACTATGCAGCCAACATGGAAAAAGCGGCGAGTCGCCCCGATCTGGCGGAAACGGAGATACCCCTGGCCGCCGAGCGGGTGCGGACGCCGGGCATCCGTACCGTCGCGGAGCAGGCGGAGCACCTGGGTATCCCTACCGCAAAAATCGTCAAAACCGTATTGGTAGTGGCCGACGGCAAGACCGTGATGCTGCTGCTGCGCGGTGACGACGAACTGAATCTGGTCAAGGCGGGGCACGCCCTGAATGCCCAGGACGTGCAAATGGCCAGACCGGAGGAAGCCATATCGGCCACGGGTGCGCCTTTGGGCTTCATCGGCCCCAAGGAGCCGCTGCTGTCCATCCCCATCCTGGCGGATCACCGCGCCCTTGGCGTGGCCAATTTCAGCACTGGCGCCAATGCGGCGGATCTGCACTGGATCAACCTCAACTGGGACCGCGATCTGCCGCGCCCGGCGGCGGCCGATCTGCGCAATGTCCGCGCCGGGGATGCCTGTCCCCATTGTGCGGAAGGCACCCTGAGCATCCGCCGCGGCATCGAGGTGGGGCACGTCTTTCAGCTTGGCGAGCGCTACAGCGAGAGCATGGGGATCACCGTGCTCGACGAAACCGGTCGCGACGCGACGGTCACCATGGGTTGCTACGGTATCGGGGTGTCGCGGGTGGTGGCGGCGGCGGTGGAGCAGCATTTCGACGACCGGGGCATCATCTGGCCGGTGGCCCTCGCGCCCTTTGAGGTGGGCATCGTCGCCATCAACGCGCGCAAGTCACCGGATGTGGCCGCCGCCGCCCAGGCCTTGCACGACCGCTTGGAGGCGGAGGGTTACAGCGTGTTGCTCGACGACCGCGATGAACGTCCCGGAGTACAGTTTGCCACTATGGACCTGGTCGGCCTTCCCCATCGCATCGTGGTCAGTGACACGGTGCTGGCGCAGGGTGTATGGGAATATCGCGCCCGGCGGACTACGGAAAACGTGCTGCTTGACGAAACACAACTCATGGAACGCCTGCGCAAGGAGCATGCCCGTGGATGA
- the secB gene encoding protein-export chaperone SecB: protein MDEQEAVFMIERIYVKDISFESPNAPLSFVQTEAPTVDVGLNTASTVVEGMEGLTEVTLTVTVKAKAGESTYFAVEVQQSGLFRVQNIPEEHMPALLAVHCPTILFPYAREVVADLVGRGGFQPLHLHPVNFEALYQQAQTQQQNYTTQ from the coding sequence ATGGACGAACAGGAAGCAGTTTTCATGATCGAGCGCATCTACGTGAAAGACATCTCTTTTGAGTCGCCCAACGCGCCCCTCAGTTTTGTGCAGACCGAGGCGCCGACCGTAGATGTGGGGCTGAACACCGCGAGCACCGTAGTGGAAGGGATGGAAGGACTTACCGAAGTGACGCTGACGGTGACCGTCAAGGCCAAGGCGGGTGAGAGCACCTACTTTGCGGTGGAAGTTCAGCAGTCTGGTCTGTTCCGGGTTCAGAACATCCCGGAAGAGCATATGCCCGCTCTGTTGGCCGTGCATTGCCCGACCATCCTGTTCCCGTATGCGCGGGAAGTGGTTGCGGATCTCGTCGGTCGCGGTGGTTTCCAGCCATTGCACCTGCACCCGGTGAATTTCGAGGCCCTGTATCAGCAGGCGCAGACCCAGCAGCAGAACTATACGACGCAATAA
- a CDS encoding universal stress protein, producing the protein MPVDESPVKPLIKHILVAVDFSPMALVTAQMAAQEAQLRGARLTLLHIFNPQMLNLQMPEEILPPTLDLREKLLHMAHAEMEKLRQSVTEGGITPQVEMVESGENIGKAVIAFSKAHEVDMLVVGSHGHGAIGRLLLGSVANDIVHYARCPVLVVKQPEE; encoded by the coding sequence ATGCCCGTGGATGAATCGCCCGTAAAACCGCTCATAAAGCATATTCTGGTGGCCGTGGATTTTTCGCCCATGGCGCTGGTCACCGCACAGATGGCCGCACAGGAGGCACAACTGCGCGGCGCCCGCCTCACCCTGCTGCATATATTCAATCCGCAGATGCTCAATCTGCAGATGCCGGAAGAAATCCTGCCCCCCACCCTGGATCTGCGCGAAAAACTGCTCCATATGGCCCATGCCGAAATGGAAAAGCTGCGTCAGTCGGTAACCGAAGGCGGAATCACGCCGCAGGTGGAGATGGTGGAAAGTGGGGAGAATATCGGCAAGGCAGTGATCGCCTTCAGCAAGGCCCATGAAGTGGACATGCTGGTGGTGGGCAGTCATGGCCACGGCGCCATTGGCCGGTTGCTGCTGGGTTCCGTCGCCAACGATATCGTCCATTACGCCCGCTGCCCGGTGCTGGTAGTCAAGCAGCCGGAGGAGTGA